A genomic stretch from Festucalex cinctus isolate MCC-2025b chromosome 13, RoL_Fcin_1.0, whole genome shotgun sequence includes:
- the shkbp1 gene encoding SH3KBP1-binding protein 1: MEGVGLMSNTARSGDLIHLNVGGKRFSTSRQTLTWVPDSFFSSLLSGRISTLKDETGAIFIDRDPSLFAPILNFLRTKELHPRSISVHMLMHEAEFYGITPLVRKLQLCDELDRSSCGNVLFNGYLPPPAHPAKRRNRHSVAGSQFMAGRAAPGERAPVRRSNTMPPNLGNSGMLTRVEEKGSAGGPSSDPGLVRIICGHHNWIAVAYSQFVACYRVKESTGWQQVFTSPRLDWLIDRVALNAKVMGVNNKMVAVASGAEIILWCICPDGNGNEIGVFSLNVPVEALFFVGNQLIATSHTGKVGVWNAVTKHWQNQDVVPISSYETAGSFLILGCNNGSICYIDVQKFPLRMKDNDLLVTELYRDPTEDAITALSVYLTPKTSDSGNWIEIAYGTSSGAVRVIVQHPETVGSGPQLFQTFSVHRSPVTKIMLSEKHLISVCADNNHVRTWTVTRFRGMISTQPGSTPLTSFKILSLEEGDGQGGCSAGTEIGPYGERDDQQVFIQRVVPDTDKLYVRLSSNGKRVCEVRSVDGTSITAFVVHECEGSSRIGSRPRRYLFSGHANGSIQMWDLTTAMEIAGKVDIRALGGPTEEELLELLDQCDLALTRTPDSTPRTSTCSLSSGLCDGPRADRTYSAAEARGGASPCGSLPRQAPHPTPLAKSAVPPASLAFAAYGPQHLPGSSPRPRRQSERGRARGGERDCGWARRGSFVERCQELAKGSEAADGARRSLAVCGELEARFGLRSPATFPATPAPRHSPSSLTPSPTSPSQRTTAAPSSPTGPPSASTSPTRSQTPAPARRNAASPSADVASASESSPGTDSPAAVPTSSPKAHMNETSF; this comes from the exons aTGGAAGGTGTCGGGTTGATGTCTAACACGGCGAGGAGTGGTGACCTGATCCACTTGAACGTGGGCGGAAAAAG GTTCAGCACCTCCCGACAGACTCTCACGTGGGTTCCGGACTCCTTTTTCTCCAG TCTTTTGAGCGGGCGCATCTCCACGTTGAAGGATGAAACTGGAGCT ATCTTCATCGACAGAGATCCTTCCCTGTTTGCACCCATCCTCAACTTCCTGCGCACCAAAGAGCTGCACCCGCGTTCCATCAGCGTGCACATGCTCATGCACGAGGCCGAGTTCTATGGCATCACACCTCTCG TGCGCAAGCTGCAGCTGTGTGATGAGCTGGACCGCTCCTCCTGCGGAAACGTCCTTTTCAACGGCTACCTGCCTCCGCCAG CGCACCCAGCCAAGCGCCGCAACCGTCACAGCGTTGCCGGGTCCCAGTTCATGGCGGGTCGGGCAGCGCCCGGCGAGAGAGCGCCAGTGAGGCGTAGCAACACCATGCCGCCTAACCTGGGGAACTCAGGCATGCTAACCAGGGTGGAGGAGAAGGGGTCTGCTGGAG GTCCATCATCAGATCCCGGCTTGGTTCGGATCATCTGCGGACATCACAACTGGATCGCGGTGGCCTACTCTCAGTTTGTGGCTTGTTACAG GGTGAAGGAGTCCACCGGGTGGCAGCAGGTCTTCACCTCTCCTCGCCTGGACTGGCTGATCGACCGGGTGGCGCTCAACGCCAAGGTGATGGGGGTCAACAACAAGATGGTGGCCGTGGCCTCGGGAGCCGAGATCATCCTGTGGTGCATCTGCCCGGACGGCAACGGGAACGAGATCG GCGTCTTCAGCCTCAACGTGCCGGTGGAGGCTCTCTTCTTCGTTGGTAACCAGCTGATCGCCACCAGCCACACCGGGAAGGTCGGCGTGTGGAATGCCGTCACCAAGCACTGGCAG AACCAGGATGTTGTTCCCATCAGCAGCTACGAGACGGCCGGATCGTTCCTCATCCTGGGATGCAACAACGGATCCATCTGCTACATCG ACGTTCAGAAGTTTCCTCTGAGGATGAAGGACAACGACCTGCTGGTGACGGAACTTTATCGAGACCCCACCGAGGACGCCATCACCGCACTCAGCGTTTACCTCACACCCAAAACCA GCGACAGCGGCAACTGGATCGAGATCGCGTACGGGACCAGCTCGGGAGCGGTGCGCGTCATCGTGCAGCACCCGGAGACGGTGGGCTCGGGCCCGCAACTCTTCCAGACCTTCTCGGTCCACCGCAGCCCCGTCACCAAGATCATGCTGTCCGAGAAGCACCTCATCTCAG TTTGCGCCGACAACAACCACGTGCGCACCTGGACCGTCACCCGCTTCCGGGGGATGATCTCCACCCAGCCGGGATCCACGCCGCTCACCTCCTTCAAGATCCTCAGCCTGGAGGAAGGCGACGGGCAGGGGGGCTGCAGCGCCGGCACGGAGATAG GACCGTACGGCGAGAGAGACGACCAGCAGGTCTTCATCCAGCGAGTGGTCCCGGATACCGACAAACTCTACGTCAGGCTGTCGTCCAATGGGAAGag AGTGTGCGAGGTGCGCTCGGTGGACGGCACGTCCATCACGGCGTTCGTGGTGCACGAGTGCGAGGGCTCGAGTCGCATCGGCTCGCGGCCGCGCCGTTACCTGTTCAGCGGCCACGCCAACGGGAGCATCCAGATGTGGGACCTCACCACCGCCATGGAGATCGCCGGCAAGGTGGACATCCGAG CGCTGGGCGGGCCCACGGAGGAGGAGCTGCTGGAGCTCTTGGACCAGTGTGACCTTGCTCTCACCAGAACTCCTGACAGCACACCCAGAACCTCCACATGCag CCTTTCTTCAGGTTTGTGCGACGGCCCTCGAGCGGATCGAACATACTCCGCCGCAGAAGCAAGAGGCGGCGCTTCACCCTGCGGCAGCCTTCCTCGCCAAGCTCCGCACCCAACCCCCCTCGCCAAGTCGGCGGTCCCGCCAGCCTCTCTCGCCTTCGCCGCCTACGGACCCCAGCACCTCCCCGGCTCCAGCCCGCGCCCCCGCCGGCAGTCGGAGCGAGGCCGGGCCCGCGGGGGCGAGCGTGACTGCGGGTGGGCCCGCAGGGGCAGTTTTGTGGAGCGCTGCCAGGAGCTGGCCAAAGGTTCCGAGGCGGCCGACGGCGCCCGGCGGAGTCTGGCTGTCTGCGGCGAGCTGGAGGCGCGCTTTGGCCTGAGGTCGCCCGCCACCTTTCCTGCGACGCCCGCCCCTCGCCACTCGCCTTCATCCCTGACGCCGTCGCCCACGTCGCCATCGCAACGCACGACCGCCGCGCCCTCGTCCCCCACCGGCCCGCCCTCCGCCTCTACCAGCCCCACGCGCTCGCAGACGCCGGCCCCGGCGCGTCGCAACGCCGCCTCCCCTTCGGCGGATGTCGCCTCTGCAAGCGAAAGTTCGCCCGGCACGGACAGCCCCGCCGCCGTACCGACGAGCAGCCCCAAAGCGCACATGAACGAGACCAGCTTCTGA